The Jiangella sp. DSM 45060 genome contains the following window.
GTCGGCGAACGGCAGCGGCACGTTGGCGCCCGCCACCCGCTTGACCGGCGCGTCCAGCAGCTCGAATCCTTCGTCGGCGACGACGGAGACGACGGTGCCGCCCCAGCCGCCCTGGTACGGGTTCTCCTCGACGACGACCAGCCGGGACGTCCGCGCGACGGAGCGCAGCACGGCCGTGACGTCCAGCGGGATCAGCGTCCGCAGGTCCAGCACCTCGGCATCGATGCCCTCGGCGGCCAGCCGCTGCGCCGCGGCCAGCGCCAGCGGCACCGTCGACGCGAGCGCGACCAGCGTGACGTCGCCGCCCTCGCGCCGCACGGCCGCCTCGCCGAACGGCACGACGTGGTCGTCGGGCGCGGGCGCGCCCTTGCCGGCCAGCAGGCCCTTGTGCTCGAAGAACACGACGGGGTCGTCGCTGCGGACGGCGCTGGCCATCAGGCCGACGACGTCCGCCGGGGTCGACGGCGCGGCGATCTTCAGGCCGGGCACGGTGAGCACCCAGTTCTCGACCGCCTGCGAGTGCTGCGCGCCGAAGCCCAGCCCGCCGCCGTTCGCCGTCCGCACCACCAGCGGGACCGTCACCTGTCCGCCGGTCATGTAGCGGACCTTCGGGATCTCGTTGGCGAGGTAGTCCCAGCAGCAGGCCAGGAAGTCGCTGAACATGATCTCGGCGACCGGGCGCATCCCCGTCATGGCCGCGCCCATGGCCGCGCCGACGATCGCCTGCTCCGATATCGGGGTGTCCCAGACGCGGTCCGGGCCGAACTCCTCGAACAGCCCGACGGTGGTCTTGAAGACGCCGCCGGCCGCGCCGATGTCCTCGCCCAGGCACACGACGGACGGGTCGCGGCGCATCTCGCGGGCGATACCCTCGGCCACCGAATCCCGGTACGTCACGTCCGCCATGCGGCACCTCCGTCGGCCCACACGTCGGTGAACGCCTCGGCGAGGTCGGCCGGCGGCGCGGCCTTGGCGCTGGCGATCGCGGCCTCCACCAGGGTGGCGGCGCGGTCCTCGGCGGCGCGGATCTCGTCGTCGCTCGTGCCGGCGGCGCGCAGCCCGGCCGCCGACACCGTCAGCGGATCGCGTTCCAGCCACCGCTCCAGCTCGCCCTCGGGCCGGTACGTCGCCGGGTCGGTGCGGCTGTGGCCGTAGTGCCGGTAGGTCCGCGCCTCGAGGACCGTGGGTCCGTCGCCCGCGCGGGCCCGCTCCGCCGCGCGGGCGACGGCGTCTCGCACGGCCACCACGTCGTTGCCGTCGACGACCTCGGCCGGCAGCCCGTAGGACGGGGCGCGGCTCGCCGCCGGGTGCTCGGCCGCCGTGACCGAGGCGATCGGCGTGTACTCCATGTAGAAGTTGTTCTCGCAGACGAACAGGACCGGCAGCCGCCACACCGCGGCGAGGTTCAGCGCCTCGTGGAACGCGCCGATGTTCGTGGCGCCGTCGCCGAAGAACGCGACCGCGACCTCGTCGGTGCCGCGCAGCCGGGCCGACCACGCGGCGCCGGCGGCCATCGGCAGGTGCGCGCCGACGATCGCGTACGAGCCGAGCATGCCGGTCGCGGCCTTCGTCAGGTGCATCGAGCCGCCCTTGCCCTTGTTCAGGCCGGTCGCGCGCTGCATCAGCTCGGCCAGGCACTCCTCGGGCGTGGCGCCCCAGGCGATGGCGTGGTGGTGGCCGCGGTAGGTGGCGAACGCGTGGTCGCCGTCACGAAGCGCCGCGCGGGCTCCGACGGCGACCGCCTCGTGCCCGGCCGCCAGGTGCGTCGTCCCCTTGACCAGCCCGGACATGAACAGGTCGTGGGCCGCCTTCTCCGTGCGGCGAATCACCGCCATGGTCTCGTGCAGCGCGAGCAGGCCCGTCGCCGTCCTCGTGTCCGTCATGGGGCCACCCTGGCGCCGGTGTTGAGGTGCGACTGCGACTCGCGCAGCGAGTTCAGCTCCCCGCCGACCGTCCAGTACTTGCGGCCGGCGACCAGCAGCTCCTCGGCCGGGAACTTGGTGATGACCTCGCAGCCGTCGGCCGTCACCACGACCTCCTCCTCGATCCGCGCGGCCGACCAGCCGTCGGTCGCCGGCCAGTACGTCTCGAGCGCGAAGACCATCCCTTCCTCCAGCACCTCCGGGTGCTCCAGCGACACCAGCCTGGAGAAGATCGGCTTCTCCCAGATGGACAGCCCGACGCCGTGGCCGTACTGCAGCGCGAACGCCGCCTCCTCGTCGGGGAAGCCGAACTCGTCGGCCCGCGGCCACAGCGACACGATGTCCGCCGTCGTCGCGCCCGGCCGGACCGCGGCGATGGCGTTGTCGATGTACTCGCGGCAGCGGGTGTACGCGTCGCGCTGGGCCGGCGACGCGCTGCCGACGGCGAACGTGCGGTAGTAGCAGGTGCGATAGCCGTTGTAGCTGTGCAGGATGTCGAAGAACGCGGGGTCGCCGGGACGCACGATGCGGTCGCTGTAGACGTGCGGATGCGGCGAGCAGCGTTCGCCGGAGATCGCGTTGACTCCTTCGACGTACTCGCTGCCGAGGTCGTAGAGGACCTTGCTGACGACGCCGACGCACTCGTTCTCGCGCACGCCCGGGCGCAGGAACCCGTACAGCTCCTCGTACGCGGCGTCGACCATCGAGGCGGCGTGCGCCAGCAGCGCGATCTCGTCCGCCGTCTTGATGCGCCGCGCCTCCAGGAACACCTGCTGCCCGTCGACGACGTCGAGGCCGTGGTCCTTCAGCGCGGCCAGCACCGGCATCTCGGCGACGTCGATGCCGACGGGGGCGTCCTGCAGGCCGTGCTCGGCCAGCACCCGGGCGATCTTGCCGGCGACGTCGTCGGCGATGCCGGCGCCGGGGTGGAACGCGCCGCGCAGCGTCGAGATGCCCGCGCGGGCGCGGTTGGCGCCGTCCAGCCACGGGTTGTACAGCTGGTGGTGCCGGGCGGCCGAGCCGAAGTCCCAGACCACCGGCTCGCCGCCCCGCGGGAGCAGTGCGAACCTGATCAGCTTGTCGATCGCCCACGTCCCGATGTGCGTCGACGTCATGTACCGGATGTTGGCGAAGTCGAAGGCCAGCAGTGCGCCGAGGTCGGAGCGCTCCAGCGCCCCGCGGAGCCGGTCGAGCCGTTCGCGGCGCAGCCGGTCGAGGTCGATGCGGGTCTCCCAGTCGACCGCGTTGGGTCCGTAGGTGCGTATCGGCATCGCGGCGGCACCCCACTTCGTGTTCAGTGTCACTTATCATCTGAGTGAAGCGGAGCCGGGCGCGGACGTCAACCCGCTAAAATGCACAGTCATGCTGAACGAAACGCCCCCGATCGGTGAGCGGCTCCGCCACGAACGGCTGCGCAAGGGGATCAGCGCTCGTGCGCTGGCCCGCGAGATCGGGGTGTCGGCGAGCCTGATCTCGCAGATCGAGACCGAGAAGAGCCAACCGTCGGTGAGCACGCTTTACGCGATCACGACGGCGCTCGGGATCTCGGTCGAGGACATCTTCGGCCCGGTGGGCGGCGACGGGGCGGCCGCGGCGCCGGACGTGCCGGCGTCCGTGCCCGAGACGATCAGTGGCCTGCAGGTGCTGGGCGCGGCCCGCCGCCGCATCGGGCCGGTCGTGCGGGCGGCCGAGCGGGAGGTGCTGACGCTGGACTCCGGCGTCACCTGGGAACTGCTCGGCCAGGTCCCCGAGGTGCACACCGACTTCCTGCGCATCACCTACCAGCCGGGCGGCTCGTCGTCGTCGGGCGCCGGGCTGCTCATGCGGCACTCCGGCACCGAGTACGGCCACGTGCTCAGCGGCGAGCTGGTGCTGACGCTCGGGTTCGAGGAGCACCACCTGCGCGCCGGCGACTCCGTCTCGTTCGACTCCACGACGCCGCACTCGTACCGCAACGACGGCGCCGAGCCGGCGGTCGGCATCTGGTTCGTGCTCGAACAGTGACACTGGACGCCGTCCACCCTGTGATCGGCGTCGCTGCCGGTCCGTGACCGCGTCGGTAAGGTGCGAGCGTGGGCAAGGTGCATGAATCGATCACTGGCCGGCTGCGCGCGTTCATCGAGGCGCAGCACATGTTCTTCGTCGCGACGGCGCCGGCCGGGCCGGACGGCCACGTCAACGTGTCGCCGAAGGGCATCGGCGGCTCGTTCGTCGTGCTCGACGAGCACACCGTCGCCTACCTCGACTACACCGCCAGCGGCGCCGAGACCATCGCGCACCTGCGCGAGAACGGCCGCATCACGCTGATGTTCTGCGCGTTCACCGGCCCGCCGAACGTCGTCCGGCTGCACGGCACCGGCCGCTTCGTCACCCTCTACTCGGAGGAGTTCGCGGAGTTGGCCGAGCTGTTCCCCGAGCGCCGCGGCGCCCGCGCCGTCATCGTCGTCGACGTGCACCGGGTGTCCGACTCCTGCGGCTACGGCGTGCCGTTCATGGACTACGCCGGCGAGCGCGACCTGCTGCCGCCGCACATGGAGCGCAAGGGCGCGGACGGCCGGGCCGACTACCGGCGCCGCAAGAACGCCACCAGCCTCGACGGCCTCCCCGCGTTCGACTACGACCCTGCCTAGCGACGCGGCGATGAACGGCGGGCGGCTCGGGGTGGGCGGGGCGCTCGCCGGGCTGGCCGGCTCGTACCTGGGCCTGGTGGTGACAGTCCTCGCCATGACCATGAACCCGCTCCTGCCGATCGCCGTCGCCGCTGCCACGCCGGTGTGGCTGGTGGGGGTGCTGGTCCTCGGGCTGCCGGCCGCTGGCTGGATCGAGCGGCGGCTGCCGCCCGATGCGTCCTTCGCCCGCCGCTACAGCGCCTACGTGCTCGCCGGGCTGGCGTCGGCCGGGCTGCTGGTGCTGCTGGTCCTGCTGGTGTTCGGGCCGGGGGCCATCGGGCGCTGGGTGGCCGCGGTCTTCGTCGTCTGCACCGTCGGCAGCGCCCTCGGCGGGCGGGCCGGCGTCGACGGCTGGCGGCGGTACGAGCGGGTCCGTGCCGCCCGGACCGGGTGACCGCGGGCTACTCGCGGCCGGCGAACGACGCGGGGATGTCCCTCGACGTGTGGAGAACGCGCCAGACGTCGCCATACTCGTCGCGCTCGACGTAGAACACGAGGTACGGGAAGCCGCCGACCGGAACCGTCCGGAGACCGCGGAGGTCCAGTTCGTGGCCGTAGCGCGCGGATCCCACTCCGGGGCGGCGTCCTACGAGGTCGTGTGCGCGCTCGAGCGCGTCGACGAAGTCGGCGGCCGCCTGCTGGGCGTGCTCCTTCAGGAAGTACGAGATCGCGTCGTCGACGTCCTGCACAGCCTGTTCGCGCAGGGAGACGGGCTTGGCGCTCACTCCTCGACCGGCGACCCGATGCGGGAGCGGAGCGCGTCGAAGTACGCGGCGTCGGCGACGCCGGCCGGCGCCGAAGCGGCGCCGTCGAGCACGAGCGCTCGTAGCCGCTGCTGGTCCTGGTCGCGACGGATCAGGTCGCGCACGTACTCGCTGCTGGTGCCGTAGCCGCGCTCCGTGACCTGCTGTTCGACGAACGCCTTGAGCGTTTCGGGAAGCGAGATGTTCATGGTGCTCACGGCGGCAGGATAGCCCGCCGATGGCAAGAATTGCCATGCTGGCTCGCCGACCCAGAGTCAGGGCCATGCGTCGACGTCGCCGAAGTGGACGTGGATGCGGGCGGCGGGGAGCGGCGGAGCGCGCTCGCCGAGGACGGAGCGGACGGTCTCGTACGCCGCCCGCCGGACGGACTCGGCGAGCGGGTGGACGGGTTCCGGGTAGCGCACGGCGACGGTGACCATCAGCGACGCGAGGACGTCGTCGTCGAGGTCGAGCCGGACGTGGGTGGCCTGCACGCCGTCGATGCCGTCGACGGCGTGCTGGAGATGGCTGGTGACCACCTGGTCGCTGACGTGGAAGACGCCGGCGCCGTCGTGGGCGCGCACCGGCCGGGAGCGGCGGGTGGCGGTGAGGACGGACTGCAGGATCCGCCGCGACGCCGTCGTCCAGCCGTGGTCGGTGTAGCCGCGCAGCGCGGAGGCGGCACGGTCGACCACGGCGGTGCCGAGGTCGTGGTCGTCGCCGGAGCCGGGCGTCAGCGCCATGCGGCCAGCCTTTCCGCGAGCCGTCGCCGGGCCCGGTGCAGCAGCCCGCGGACGACGTCGCGGGAGGTGTGCATGATCTCGGCGATCTCGTCGTAGCTGAGCTCGTCGACCTCGCGCAGCAGCCAGGCCACCCGCTGCGGCTCGGGCAGGCCGGCCAGCGCGTCGTCGAGCGCGGCCACCAGCTCGTTCTCGATGATGCCGTGGGCGGGGTCGTCGCCTGTGGCGGTCTGCGCCAGGTGCTGGTCGGCCTCCAGCGGCACGGGCCGGCGCTTGCGTCGTACGTTGTGCGCCTTGTTGAGGGTGAGCCGCAGCAGCCAGCTGCGCAGCGCCGCCGCGCCGCGGAAGTCGGCCAGGTGCCGCCACGCCGCCAGCAGCGCGTCCTGCACCGCCTCCTCGGCGTCGCCGTCGTCGAGGAGCACGCGGCGGGCGAGCCGGTACATGACCGGGCCGTGCCGCCGCGCGATGACGCCGAAGGCGACCCGGTCGCCGAGTCCCGCGCGGCGGGCCAGGACCAGGTCGTCCAACTGCTCCGGCAGCCCGGACCCCTCGCTCACACCGGGACCCATGACCGGAATGTCCGAAAACATGCGTGACGACCGTTCGGTAGCGCGTGTCTAACGACTGTCAGCCGCGCGAGCGGCCAGTGATCAGGGGGAGGCCAGCGATGACCACGGACGGACCGAACACGCCGGCGACGGGGAGCGGGGGCGGGGCGGCGACGAGCGGGGGATCGGCCGCGACCGGCGCGGCCACGGCGGCGACGGCGGCGATGCGCGAACAGCGGCAGGACCCGGGGCAGGGTCCACTGGTGACGGAGATGGGCCGGACCACCATCGCCGACAACGTCGTGTCGAAGATCGCCGGGATCTCCGCGCGCGAGGTCGCGGGCGTGCACGACCTCGGTGGCGGGGCCGCCCGGATGGTCGGGGCCATCCGGGAACGGATCCCGGGCTCGCGCACGAACCTCCAGCAGGGCGTCTCGGTCGAGGTGGGCGAGCGGCAGGCGGCCGTCGACATCGACATCGTGGCCGAGTACGGGGTGTCCGTCGTGGACCTCTCGACCGGCATCCGGCGCAACGTGATCGCCGCGGTGGAGCGGATGACCGGGCTCGAGGTCACCGAGGTGAACGTCACCGTCAACGACGTCTACCTCGAGGGCGAGGACGACGGGGAACAGCGCGAGAGCCGGGTCGAATGATCTCGATGGAGCGGCTGACGGCGGACGCCGACCCGGCCGAGATCGTCGCGGCGGCGGTGGGCGCGGTGCCGGGCGTGGCGGGGCTCTACGGCGGGCTGTTCGGCGAGGTCGCGACGCACCTCGCTGGGCGGCGGGTGCCCGGCGTCCGCATCGACGACGGCGGCAACGCCGAGGTGCACGTGGTCGTCCACTGGGGTCAGCCGGTGCCGGCGACGGCGTACGCCGTCCGGCGGGCGGTGGCGCGGCTGGTGCCCGGCGAGGTGCACGTGGTGGTCGACGACGTCGCCGGGCCGGCGGAGCCCGGGCCGGCCGGTCGCGGGGGTGGCGCATGAACACGGTGACCGTCGGCCTGTTCACCGGCCTGCTGCTCGGGGTGGCCGCGGCGGCGGGCGGCTTCTGGGGGTTCGTCGTCGCGGTGCTGCTCGGGCTGCTGGGCGCGGCCGTGGCCGGCCAGGTCTCCGGCGAGTTGGACGTCACCGCGGTCCTGCGCGGCCGGGACCGGGAGTGACGTGACCACGGGGGTGCAGGCGGCGGAGGCCGACGCCCGCGGCCGGCTCGTCATCCACGAGCGCGTGGTCCGCAAGATCGCCGAGCAGGCCGCCGCGGCCGTCGCCGGGCGCACGGAGCAGGCCACGGTGTGGGAGCGCCTCGGCCGCCGGCGGCTGCCACACGCCTCGGCCCGGGTGCTGGGCCGGCATGTCCGCGTCGAGGTCGAGGTCAGCGCGCCGGGGGGTCGCGCGCTGCCCGACCTCGCCGCCACCGTCCGCGACGCCATCGCCCGCGAGGTCGGCGAGCTCACCGGGCTCACCGTCGACCGCGTGGACGTGCGGGTGGCGGCGGTCGCGCCGTACCGGCCGCCGCCGGAGGCCGAGCCGCTGCCGGCGGCGGGCCGGCCGGCCGCGCCCGGGATCGCTCGCAAGGCCGGGCTGCTGGTGGCGCTGCTCCTCGTCGCGCTGGGCGTCGCCGGCCTCTACGACGCGCTGGTGCAGGGCGACGTCGTCGACGGGCGGAAGCTGGTCGAGCCGTTGCTGGAGTGGCTGGACGGGCTGGAGCCGCAGGACTGGATGGTGCCCGCCGGCATCGCCGTCGCGCTGGCCGGCCTGGCGCTCGTCCTGGCCGCACTCTGGCCGCGGCCGCGCCGGTCGCTGCCCGTCGCGGCGCGGACCGGCGTGTTCGCCACGCGCGGCGCGGTCGAGGAGCTGACGGTCGACAGCGCGGCCGGTCATGGCGGGGTCCTCGACGCGAGCGCGCGGGCGCGCCGGCGGGGCGTCCGCGTCCGGGTGCTCACGGACGGCGAGCCCGAGACGCCCGCCGAGGTGCGGCAGGGCGTGACCGAGCGGCTGGCCCGGCTGGCCCGGACTCCGAAGGTGCGCGTGGGCGCCCGGCGGAAGGAGCGGCGGTGAACCGGGTGACGGCGGGGGCCGAGCGGCTCGCCGTCCTGGTCGTGGGGCTGGCGTTGCTGGCGCTCGGTGCGGCGGCGGCCGCCTGGGAGCTGGACTGGATCCCGGACGCCGTCGACCGGCTCGACGTCTCGGCGCTGCTCGGCCGCACCGACGAGAGCTGGTGGCCGTGGGCGGTCGGGCTGCTGGGACTGCTCCTCCTGGTGGCTGGCCTGCTGTGGCTGCGGGCGCACGCGCACCGCCGCAGCCTCGGCCGGCTGAAGCTGCCCGGGACCGGCCGCCGCGGAGCGCTCGAGGCCGACTCGGGCGCGCTGATCGACGCGGCGTCGGTACCGCTGGACGAGACGCCGGGCGTGACCGCCCGTGGCGGCCGGATCTGGCGCGACCAGCGCGAGGTGGTCGTGGAGCTGCGGGCCGCCCTCGACCCCGGCGCCGACCTGGACGAGGTCGCCCAGGCCGCCGACCGGGCCGCCTCCGTCCTCGGCGCCGGCCTCGGGCCGCGGGCGCCGGCGCGCTGCCGGGTGCTCCTGGTCCGCGGCCGGCGGCGGGCCAGGCGGACCAGGGTGCGGTGAGCTCCGGGGCGGCCGGGGCGACGCAGGACCGGCGGGAGGCGCGGTGCGGGGGACCGCGCCTCCCGCCCAGCATCTGAACGCCGATTCCGGATGGTGAGACATCCGGGGATCTGCCTTGACGTGCACCCTGCGGGTGAGGGACGGTGCATTCGTGCGTTTCGGCATTCTCGTACTTCATTAGCGCGTCAGGCGATCCAGCCGACGCGCTACCCCTCGTCAGCCCTCACCGGGCGGAGGGGTTTTTTGTTGCACGGGACACGTCGATTCGGACACACGACCACATAGCAGAAGGGTCCGGCCATGCCGCAGGGACAGCCCACCAGGGACAACGGGACGACGATGACGGGCGCCGCCAGCCTCATCCGCTCGCTCGAGGCGGTCGGCGTCGACACCGTATTCGGCATTCCCGGTGGCGCCATTCTCCCTGCGTATGACCCGATGTTCGACTCCCAGCAGATCCGCCACATCCTGGTCCGGCACGAGCAGGGCGCCGGCCACGCGGCCGAGGGGTACGCGCTGGCCACGGGCAAGCCGGGCGTCTGCATGGCCACGTCGGGGCCGGGCGCGACGAACCTGGTCACGCCCATCGCCGACGCGCACATGGACTCCGTCCCGATGGTCGCGGTCACCGGCCAGGTCGCGTCGGCGGCCATCGGCACCGACGCGTTCCAGGAAGCCGACATCCGTGGCATCTCGATGCCCATCACCAAGCACAATTACCTGGTCACCGACCCCGCGGAGATCCCGCGCACCATCGCCGAGGCGTTCCACATCGCCACCACGGGGCGGCCCGGGCCGGTCCTCGTCGACGTCGCCAAGGACGCCATGCAGGCCATGACGACGTTCCGCTGGCCGGTCGAGCTCGACCTCCCCGGCTACCGCCCCGTCACCCGTCCGCACGCCAAGCAGGTGCGCGAGGCGGCCCGGCTGATGGCGTCGGCGAAGCGCCCGGTCCTGTACGTCGGCGGCGGCGTGCTGCGCGCCCGCGCGTGGGTGGAGCTGCGCCGGTTGGCCGAGCTGACCGGGTTCCCCGTCGTCACCACGCTGACCGCGCGCGGCGCGTTCCCCGACAGCCACCAGCAGCACCTTGGCATGCCGGGCATGCACGGCGGCGTCGCGGCGGTCACGGCGCTGCAGAAGGCCGACCTGCTGATCGCGCTGGGCGCCCGGTTCGACGACCGCGTCACGGGGAAGCTGTCGTCGTTCGCGCCGAACGCCGCCGTCATCCACGCCGACATCGACCCCGCCGAGATCTCCAAGAACCGCGTCGCCGACGTCCCGATCGTGGGCGACTGCAAGGAGGTCATCACCGAGCTGATCCCGGCCGTCGAGGCCGAGTACGCCGCCGGCACCCGCGCCGACCTCACCGGCTGGTGGCGCCAGCTGGACCAGTGGCGCGAGAACTTCCCGCTCGGCTACACGCCGGCCGAGAACGGCGAGCTCATGCCGCAGTACGTCATCGAACGCCTGGGCAAGCTGGTCGGCAGCGACGCCATCTACGTCGCCGGCGTCGGCCAGCACCAGATGTGGGCGTCGCAGTTCATCTCCTACGAGAACCCGAACACGTGGCTGAACTCCGGCGGCGCCGGCACCATGGGCTACGCCGTCCCGGCGGCCATGGGCGCGAAGGCCGGCCGGCCCGACGCCACCGTCTGGGCCATCGACGGCGACGGCTGCTTCCAGATGACGAACCAGGAGCTGGCCACCTGCGCCATCGAGGGCATCCCGATCAAGGTGGCGGTCATCAACAACGAGAGCCTCGGCATGGTCCGGCAGTGGCAGACGCTGTTCTACGAGGGCCGCTACTCCAACACCGACCTCGGCAGCCGCCGCATCCCCGACTTCGCCAAGCTGGCCGAGGCCTACGGCTGCGTCGGGCTGCGCTGCGACACCGCCGAGGACGTCGACGCCACCATCGAGAAGGCCATGGCCGTCGACGACCGGCCGGTCGTGGTCGACTTCGGCGTCCACCGCGACGCCATGGTGTGGCCCATGGTCGCCGCCGGCACCAGCAACGACGAGATCCAGATCGCCCGGGGGATGGCCCCCGAATGGGACAGGAGCGACGACTGATGAGCAAGCACACGCTGTCGGTGCTGGTCGAGAACAAGCCGGGTGTGCTGGCGCGCATCGCCGCGCTGTTCTCGCGCCGCGGCTTCAACATCGACTCGCTCGCGGTCGGGCCGACGGAGCATCCGTCCGTCTCCCGCATGACGGTCGTCGTCCACGTCGAGGACTCCCCGCTCGAGCAGGTCACCAAGCAGCTCAACAAGCTGGTCAACGTCCTGAAGATCGTCGAGCTCGACCCCGGTCAGTCGGTCCAGCGCGAACTGGTGCTGGTGAAGGTGCGCACGGACAACGAGACCCGGCCGCACGTGCTGCAGACGGTCGAGCTGTTCCGGGCGAAGGTCGTCGACGTGGCCGCCGACGCGGTGACCATCGAGGCGACCGGCTCGTCGGACAAGCTGAGCGCGCTGCTCAAGGTGCTGGAACCGTACGGTATCCGTGAGCTCGTGCAGTCCGGTGTGGTGGCGGTGGGGCGCGGATCGCGCTCCATCACCGACCGCGCGCTGCGCCCCGTCGACCGCGTTGCATAGAACCCCAGAGATAGAAGGAGAAGCCCTCGTGGCAGAGATGTACTACGACGACGACGCCGACCTCTCGGTGATCCAGGGGCGGGTCGTCGCCGTCATCGGCTATGGAAGCCAGGGCCACGCGCACGCGCTGAGCCTGCGCGACTCCGGCGTGGACGTCCGCGTCGGCCTGCAGGAGGGCTCGAAGAGCCGGGCCAAGGCCGAGGCCGAGGGCCTGCGCGTCGTGACGCCCGCCGAGGCCGCCGCCGAGGCCGACCTCATCATGATCCTGGCGCCCGACCACGTGCAGCGCCACATCTACGCCAACGACGTCGAGCCCAACCTGCAGGAGGGCGACGCGCTCTTCTTCGGCCACGGCTTCAACATCCGGTTCGGCTACATCAAGCCGCCGGCCAACGTCGACGTCGCCATGGTCGCGCCGAAGGGCCCGGGCCACTTGGTGCGGCGCGAGTTCGCCGACGGCCGCGGCGTGCCGGTGCTGGTCGCTGTCGAGCAGGACGCGTCCGGCTCG
Protein-coding sequences here:
- a CDS encoding acetolactate synthase large subunit, producing MPQGQPTRDNGTTMTGAASLIRSLEAVGVDTVFGIPGGAILPAYDPMFDSQQIRHILVRHEQGAGHAAEGYALATGKPGVCMATSGPGATNLVTPIADAHMDSVPMVAVTGQVASAAIGTDAFQEADIRGISMPITKHNYLVTDPAEIPRTIAEAFHIATTGRPGPVLVDVAKDAMQAMTTFRWPVELDLPGYRPVTRPHAKQVREAARLMASAKRPVLYVGGGVLRARAWVELRRLAELTGFPVVTTLTARGAFPDSHQQHLGMPGMHGGVAAVTALQKADLLIALGARFDDRVTGKLSSFAPNAAVIHADIDPAEISKNRVADVPIVGDCKEVITELIPAVEAEYAAGTRADLTGWWRQLDQWRENFPLGYTPAENGELMPQYVIERLGKLVGSDAIYVAGVGQHQMWASQFISYENPNTWLNSGGAGTMGYAVPAAMGAKAGRPDATVWAIDGDGCFQMTNQELATCAIEGIPIKVAVINNESLGMVRQWQTLFYEGRYSNTDLGSRRIPDFAKLAEAYGCVGLRCDTAEDVDATIEKAMAVDDRPVVVDFGVHRDAMVWPMVAAGTSNDEIQIARGMAPEWDRSDD
- the ilvN gene encoding acetolactate synthase small subunit, encoding MSKHTLSVLVENKPGVLARIAALFSRRGFNIDSLAVGPTEHPSVSRMTVVVHVEDSPLEQVTKQLNKLVNVLKIVELDPGQSVQRELVLVKVRTDNETRPHVLQTVELFRAKVVDVAADAVTIEATGSSDKLSALLKVLEPYGIRELVQSGVVAVGRGSRSITDRALRPVDRVA